A window of Streptomyces gilvosporeus contains these coding sequences:
- a CDS encoding XdhC family protein codes for MLDIAEELHRWVGQGRDFAVATVVATNGSAPRQPGAALAVDTDGTAIGSVSGGCVEGAVYELCQEALETGKPVLERFGYSDEDAFAVGLTCGGIIDILITPVRASGRGPAADSGSTGTPVDSTAETLAAALAAAAQGEAAAVARIIEGPAELVGRALLVRPDGSHTGTLGGHPALDRTAVEETRALLDAGRTTTLEIGAEGSQCGRPVVLLVESSVPAPRMIVFGAIDFASALVRVGKFLGYRVTVCDARPVFATRTRFPDADEIVVDWPHRYLDSQELDGRTVLCVLTHDAKFDVPLLERALKLPVAYVGAMGSRRTHLDRQQRLREVGVTELELNRLRSPIGLDLGARTPEETALSIAAEIVANRRGGTGTPLTGAHTPIHHDVTRPVGQIGSVA; via the coding sequence ATGCTGGACATCGCCGAAGAGCTGCACCGGTGGGTCGGGCAGGGCCGCGACTTCGCGGTGGCCACGGTCGTGGCCACCAACGGGAGCGCCCCCCGTCAGCCCGGAGCCGCCCTCGCCGTCGACACCGACGGTACGGCGATCGGGTCGGTCTCCGGCGGATGCGTGGAGGGGGCCGTCTACGAACTGTGCCAGGAGGCGCTGGAGACCGGAAAACCGGTCCTCGAACGCTTCGGCTACAGCGATGAGGACGCCTTCGCCGTGGGCCTGACCTGCGGCGGCATCATCGACATCCTCATCACCCCGGTACGGGCGAGCGGCCGTGGACCCGCAGCCGACAGTGGGTCCACGGGCACCCCGGTGGACAGCACTGCCGAAACGCTCGCCGCCGCGCTGGCCGCCGCCGCCCAAGGAGAGGCGGCGGCGGTCGCGCGGATCATCGAGGGCCCGGCCGAACTGGTCGGCCGCGCCCTGCTCGTCCGCCCCGACGGCAGCCACACCGGCACCCTGGGCGGGCACCCCGCCCTGGACCGCACGGCGGTCGAGGAGACCCGCGCCCTGCTGGACGCGGGGCGCACCACGACGCTGGAGATCGGGGCCGAGGGCTCCCAGTGCGGCCGCCCGGTCGTCCTCCTCGTCGAATCCTCCGTACCCGCTCCCCGCATGATCGTCTTCGGCGCCATCGACTTCGCGTCCGCGCTGGTGAGGGTCGGCAAGTTCCTGGGCTACCGCGTCACCGTGTGCGACGCCCGCCCCGTCTTCGCCACCAGAACCCGCTTCCCCGACGCCGACGAGATCGTCGTGGACTGGCCGCACCGCTACCTCGACTCCCAGGAGCTGGACGGGCGCACCGTCCTGTGCGTGCTGACCCACGACGCCAAGTTCGACGTCCCCCTGCTGGAGCGCGCCCTCAAGCTCCCGGTCGCCTACGTCGGCGCCATGGGCTCGCGCCGCACCCACCTCGACCGCCAGCAGCGGCTGCGCGAGGTCGGCGTCACCGAGCTCGAACTCAACCGGCTGCGCTCCCCGATCGGTCTCGACCTCGGCGCCCGCACCCCCGAGGAGACCGCCCTGTCCATCGCCGCGGAAATCGTCGCCAACCGCCGCGGCGGCACCGGCACCCCGCTGACGGGCGCCCACACCCCCATCCACCACGACGTGACCCGCCCGGTGGGCCAGATCGGTTCGGTGGCCTGA